A stretch of Pseudoclavibacter chungangensis DNA encodes these proteins:
- a CDS encoding TetR/AcrR family transcriptional regulator, producing MSDDHDAGRPTEGLRERKKRLRRQALHDAALRLVEQNGLDGTTVEQICEDVGVSPRTFFNYFPSKSAAALNLRDQVVSPESAERFRNATGELMPAVCELLVDAMNAGAERARIKKLFETQPQIAEPLAQWMGKLKTEFSALIQERTASPETADAAITLALTSFRALLHEPTDEVTLTTARLLGTMDELLAARHAMLAEPNDATT from the coding sequence ATGAGTGACGATCACGACGCGGGGCGGCCGACGGAGGGGCTGCGCGAACGCAAGAAGCGCTTGCGGCGGCAGGCCCTGCACGACGCCGCCCTGCGCCTGGTCGAGCAGAACGGGCTCGATGGCACCACGGTCGAGCAGATCTGCGAGGACGTCGGCGTCTCGCCCCGCACGTTCTTCAACTACTTCCCCTCGAAGTCCGCCGCCGCGCTCAACCTTCGCGACCAGGTCGTCTCGCCCGAGTCCGCGGAACGGTTCCGGAACGCCACGGGCGAGCTCATGCCGGCGGTCTGTGAGCTGCTCGTCGATGCGATGAACGCGGGGGCGGAGCGGGCGAGGATCAAGAAGCTGTTCGAGACGCAACCGCAGATCGCCGAGCCCCTGGCCCAGTGGATGGGGAAGCTCAAGACGGAGTTCTCCGCGCTCATCCAGGAGCGCACCGCCTCCCCCGAGACCGCCGACGCCGCGATCACGCTCGCGCTGACGTCGTTCCGAGCGCTCCTGCACGAACCGACCGACGAGGTCACCCTGACCACGGCGCGTCTGCTCGGGACCATGGACGAGTTGCTCGCCGCCCGGCACGCGATGCTGGCTGAGCCTAACGACGCAACGACGTAG
- a CDS encoding TRAFAC clade GTPase domain-containing protein — MPYLEPMPEKKNELEQHIAVFGESSSGKTVLVSSFYGAAQQAAFVENSLYRVVANDIGQGSRLNRNYLGMRDEATPPLATQFAATSYAFSIKLKEPPAARAPKDQPFDALRLVWHDYPGEWFEQSLTGEEAQRRIDTFRALLHSDVALLLVDGQRLLDHAGEEERYLKSLFNNYMNGLLTLKDDVLVDGKPLVQFPRIWMVALSKADLLPDMDAYAFRDMLDLKAADDINELRSVLKSFVQAPDAMSVGEDFLLLSSGKFEPGKIDLSERRGVDLVLPVASILPLERHARWAKLQNLPGKVAENLLGAGFYVLGAALLGKKFFGKAIPLPLAAALAFLNKDVVDAASRVANDALRDLNEKALAKRNYVTATLTQFQLDLNTAEAKRTLLRSAK, encoded by the coding sequence ATGCCCTACCTTGAACCCATGCCAGAGAAGAAGAATGAACTTGAACAACACATCGCCGTCTTCGGTGAGAGTTCGAGCGGAAAGACCGTGCTCGTGTCCTCGTTCTACGGCGCGGCGCAACAGGCCGCGTTCGTTGAGAACAGCCTGTACCGGGTCGTCGCGAACGACATCGGACAGGGCTCGAGACTCAATCGCAACTATCTCGGTATGCGCGACGAAGCGACCCCGCCGCTCGCCACGCAGTTCGCTGCGACCTCCTACGCGTTCTCCATCAAGCTCAAGGAGCCGCCGGCCGCGCGGGCACCGAAGGACCAACCCTTCGACGCCCTGCGGCTCGTGTGGCACGACTACCCGGGCGAATGGTTCGAGCAGAGCCTCACGGGCGAAGAAGCGCAGCGACGCATCGACACGTTCCGCGCTCTCCTCCACTCCGACGTGGCGCTGCTTCTCGTCGACGGACAGCGCCTCCTCGACCACGCGGGCGAGGAGGAGCGCTACCTCAAATCGCTCTTCAACAACTACATGAACGGGCTCCTCACACTCAAGGACGATGTCCTCGTTGACGGCAAGCCACTCGTCCAGTTCCCCCGAATCTGGATGGTGGCCCTCTCAAAGGCAGACCTGCTCCCGGACATGGATGCGTACGCGTTCCGCGACATGCTCGACCTCAAAGCGGCGGACGACATCAACGAACTCCGCTCGGTGTTGAAGAGCTTCGTGCAAGCGCCCGATGCGATGTCGGTCGGCGAGGACTTCCTCCTGCTCTCGTCGGGCAAGTTCGAACCAGGGAAGATCGACCTCTCCGAGCGACGCGGCGTCGACCTCGTGCTGCCGGTCGCGTCGATCCTCCCCCTCGAACGCCACGCGAGGTGGGCGAAACTCCAAAACCTTCCCGGTAAGGTCGCGGAGAACCTGCTCGGCGCCGGGTTCTATGTCCTCGGTGCGGCGCTCCTCGGGAAGAAGTTCTTCGGCAAGGCCATCCCCTTGCCACTGGCAGCCGCCCTGGCCTTCCTCAACAAGGACGTCGTGGACGCGGCGTCGCGGGTCGCGAACGACGCGCTCCGGGACCTCAACGAGAAGGCCCTGGCGAAACGCAACTACGTTACGGCCACGCTCACACAGTTCCAGTTGGACCTCAACACGGCGGAGGCGAAGCGGACTCTACTCAGGAGCGCTAAGTGA
- a CDS encoding M20/M25/M40 family metallo-hydrolase, which translates to MTTTSGAATDGAHEGRIEGESLEFARGLIRIDSVNTGVTETTGNGEARAARFVAERLAEVGYEPEWFKPVPGRASIVARLRGTDPAAGALVVHAHLDVVPVDGQAWTHPPFGAETHDGILYGRGAVDMKGFAGTMLAVARALAREGRAPRRDLVFAFFADEEAGGRYGSRWIVAERPEVFAGATEALGEVGGFSLPLREGRRAYLVATGEKGSVSIDLVARGRAGHGSRPTPDNAVVALARAVTAVADHPFPIVRTPALDRFIGVLAREFGAGPVGDEALDGFLERLGPPGRLISAAARTTVSPTVLEGGVKRNVIPAEARAQLDIRTVPGHERTIAAELRAIVGNGIEVVERGSIPAIESPMEGELIELLQAAITGEDADGIIVPFQMPANTDNKALALLGIRGHGFTPLRLPNDFDAFGQFHAADEHVPVESLRFGGRVLWRVLRGS; encoded by the coding sequence ATGACGACGACATCGGGTGCGGCCACGGACGGGGCGCACGAGGGGCGGATCGAGGGCGAGTCGCTCGAGTTCGCCCGGGGACTCATCCGCATCGACAGCGTCAACACCGGGGTCACGGAGACCACGGGTAACGGGGAGGCACGGGCAGCGCGATTCGTCGCCGAGCGGCTCGCCGAGGTGGGATACGAGCCCGAGTGGTTCAAGCCCGTGCCGGGGCGCGCGAGCATCGTCGCGCGATTGCGGGGGACCGACCCGGCGGCCGGGGCGCTCGTCGTGCACGCCCACCTCGACGTCGTCCCCGTGGACGGCCAGGCGTGGACGCATCCGCCGTTCGGGGCGGAGACGCACGACGGCATCCTGTACGGCCGGGGCGCCGTCGACATGAAGGGGTTCGCGGGCACGATGCTCGCCGTCGCGCGGGCCCTCGCCCGCGAGGGGCGAGCACCGCGCCGTGATCTCGTCTTCGCGTTCTTCGCGGACGAGGAGGCCGGCGGCCGATACGGTTCGCGTTGGATCGTCGCCGAGCGGCCCGAGGTGTTCGCGGGTGCGACGGAGGCGCTCGGTGAGGTCGGTGGATTCTCGCTGCCCCTGCGCGAGGGGCGGCGAGCGTATCTCGTCGCCACGGGGGAGAAGGGCTCGGTGAGCATCGACCTCGTCGCGCGGGGCCGCGCGGGGCACGGGTCCAGACCCACGCCGGACAATGCCGTCGTGGCGCTCGCGCGAGCCGTGACGGCAGTCGCCGATCATCCGTTCCCGATCGTGCGCACGCCCGCGCTGGATCGCTTCATCGGCGTCCTCGCGCGTGAGTTCGGCGCAGGCCCCGTCGGCGACGAGGCCCTCGACGGGTTCCTCGAGCGGCTCGGTCCGCCGGGGCGTCTGATCTCGGCCGCGGCGCGCACGACCGTCTCGCCGACCGTGCTCGAGGGTGGGGTGAAGCGCAACGTGATCCCGGCCGAGGCGCGCGCACAACTCGACATCCGCACCGTCCCCGGACACGAACGGACCATCGCCGCCGAGCTGCGGGCAATCGTCGGGAACGGGATCGAGGTCGTGGAGCGCGGCTCGATCCCCGCGATCGAATCGCCGATGGAGGGCGAGCTCATCGAGCTGCTGCAAGCGGCGATCACCGGGGAGGATGCGGACGGCATCATCGTGCCGTTCCAGATGCCCGCGAACACCGACAACAAGGCCCTCGCGCTGCTCGGCATCCGCGGCCACGGCTTCACGCCGCTGCGCTTGCCGAACGACTTCGACGCGTTCGGGCAGTTCCACGCGGCCGACGAACACGTGCCCGTCGAGAGTCTGCGATTCGGCGGGCGTGTGCTGTGGCGGGTGCTTCGGGGGTCGTGA
- a CDS encoding plasmid pRiA4b ORF-3 family protein, with amino-acid sequence MTPHEFEAPDLQKLIEHAFPELSPEQRAALFVGGLAPTGLPTRPEPRLLPVPTTVRGFRVRLDLSRTKPPVWRRLEIAGDTTLPQLHEVIQAAMGWTDSHLHRFRTGHDPYAPEFLTGFDLDEGDEGMPEDGVRLDQLVADEGDRLWYDYDFGDNWQHVLRVERVLDTPPPSPTCIGGRLACPPEDCGGTWGYDELAAWVRSDYDDTLRPDVFDSVDEGRAWLPEGWHPDAFDAEETNAWLAAASAEPGPVGEELASLLELSRDRGSRALRDTLAHPAADGPTDIDDDSAAELTEPFRVLLEAIGNGTDLTAAGYLKPAVVEQIAQHAGIAEWWIGKANREDLTTPVANLRALARALGLVVVRHGRITPARTIARHGHDPQALLRHIAGRLPLGTSPADRHAGWAALAVAACATPSEQWPDRIAEILFDLGWRDRDAPGALPPSGSPTLGTLMLLSGDARSGRRLHGVNEAVAALARRIIRGRRVGEARVGDSRET; translated from the coding sequence GTGACGCCACACGAGTTCGAGGCACCCGATCTTCAGAAGCTCATCGAGCACGCGTTCCCCGAGCTGAGTCCCGAACAGCGTGCCGCCCTGTTCGTCGGCGGGCTCGCCCCGACCGGTCTCCCCACTCGACCCGAGCCGCGACTCCTGCCGGTGCCGACGACCGTTCGAGGATTTCGCGTGCGACTGGATCTGTCGCGCACGAAGCCCCCCGTGTGGCGTCGGCTCGAGATTGCCGGCGACACGACCCTGCCGCAACTGCACGAGGTGATCCAGGCAGCCATGGGGTGGACGGACAGCCACCTGCATCGTTTCCGAACCGGCCACGACCCGTACGCCCCCGAGTTCCTCACCGGATTCGACCTCGACGAGGGCGATGAGGGAATGCCGGAGGACGGGGTGCGCCTCGACCAGCTCGTCGCCGACGAGGGCGACCGGCTCTGGTACGACTACGACTTCGGCGACAACTGGCAACATGTCCTGCGCGTCGAACGTGTCCTCGACACACCGCCACCGTCACCGACGTGCATCGGGGGACGGCTCGCCTGCCCTCCCGAGGACTGCGGCGGCACGTGGGGGTACGACGAACTCGCGGCCTGGGTACGCAGCGACTACGACGACACGTTGCGCCCGGACGTCTTCGACAGCGTCGACGAGGGGCGCGCGTGGCTACCCGAGGGCTGGCATCCCGATGCCTTCGACGCCGAGGAGACGAACGCATGGCTCGCGGCGGCAAGCGCCGAACCGGGCCCCGTCGGCGAGGAGCTCGCCTCGCTGCTCGAGCTGTCACGCGACCGCGGCTCGCGAGCACTCCGCGACACCCTCGCACACCCCGCAGCCGACGGCCCCACCGATATCGACGACGACTCGGCCGCCGAACTGACCGAACCGTTCCGCGTGCTGCTCGAGGCCATCGGGAACGGCACGGACCTCACTGCGGCCGGCTACCTGAAGCCTGCCGTGGTCGAGCAGATCGCGCAGCACGCCGGCATCGCCGAATGGTGGATCGGGAAGGCGAACCGCGAAGACCTCACGACACCGGTCGCGAACCTGCGCGCACTCGCGCGTGCGCTCGGTCTCGTGGTGGTCCGACACGGACGCATCACCCCGGCGCGCACGATCGCCCGTCATGGTCACGATCCGCAGGCCCTCCTGCGGCACATCGCCGGCCGCCTTCCGCTGGGCACGTCTCCCGCCGATCGCCACGCCGGGTGGGCTGCACTCGCGGTGGCCGCGTGCGCGACACCGTCGGAACAGTGGCCCGATCGCATCGCCGAGATCCTGTTCGACCTCGGGTGGCGCGACCGGGATGCGCCCGGCGCACTTCCCCCGTCGGGAAGCCCGACGCTCGGCACACTCATGCTGCTTTCCGGCGACGCCCGCAGCGGGCGTCGATTGCACGGCGTGAACGAGGCCGTGGCCGCGCTCGCCCGCCGCATCATCCGTGGTCGACGTGTCGGGGAGGCCCGTGTCGGGGACAGTCGGGAAACGTGA
- a CDS encoding zinc-binding dehydrogenase has protein sequence MLAWTTNPEAPGGLALRDVPEPVPSPDEVLVRVEAFAPNPGDLAALTGAAAGSVPGWDGSGIVIEPAADGHGPRAGDRVLFLGLAARGWAQRRVVPLAMTAAAPADASPERLATLPVPATSALRAVRRLGSLLGRRVLVVGATSAVGRFAVQLAARSGAHVVAVARDEHRHAELRALGAAETHATPASVTRRVHGAIDMIGGPHLVDAYALLERGGTVIALGHAAGADEHFPYGAFVADPSTSDRSITSFFLGTEPELDTEMALLGADPSLDVGPLDVRSWTALATWITDGARRDAGRVVFRVDQEHADRPTGA, from the coding sequence GTGCTGGCGTGGACGACGAACCCCGAGGCCCCGGGCGGCCTCGCCCTCCGGGACGTGCCCGAGCCCGTGCCGTCACCGGACGAGGTGCTCGTGCGGGTCGAGGCGTTCGCCCCCAACCCCGGCGATCTCGCAGCGCTCACCGGGGCCGCAGCGGGCAGCGTCCCGGGCTGGGACGGCAGCGGTATCGTCATCGAGCCGGCCGCGGACGGGCACGGCCCCCGCGCGGGTGACCGGGTGCTCTTCCTCGGCCTCGCTGCACGCGGCTGGGCGCAGCGCCGCGTCGTGCCGCTCGCGATGACGGCCGCCGCCCCGGCCGACGCGTCACCGGAGCGACTCGCGACACTCCCCGTCCCCGCGACGAGCGCGCTGCGGGCGGTGCGCCGGCTCGGCTCCCTGCTCGGGCGACGCGTCCTCGTCGTCGGCGCGACGAGCGCGGTCGGCCGCTTCGCCGTGCAGCTCGCGGCACGCTCCGGCGCGCACGTCGTCGCCGTCGCACGCGACGAGCACCGGCACGCGGAGCTGCGCGCGCTCGGTGCGGCGGAGACGCACGCGACCCCGGCATCCGTCACCCGCCGCGTCCACGGTGCGATCGACATGATCGGCGGCCCGCACCTCGTCGACGCCTACGCACTGCTCGAACGCGGCGGCACCGTCATCGCGCTCGGCCACGCCGCGGGTGCCGACGAGCACTTCCCCTACGGCGCGTTCGTCGCCGACCCGTCGACGTCCGATCGCAGCATCACGAGCTTCTTCCTCGGCACGGAACCCGAGCTGGACACCGAGATGGCCCTGCTCGGGGCCGATCCGTCGCTCGACGTCGGCCCGCTCGACGTCCGCTCCTGGACGGCCCTCGCGACGTGGATCACGGACGGGGCACGGCGCGACGCCGGCCGCGTCGTCTTCCGGGTCGACCAGGAGCACGCCGACCGCCCCACCGGGGCCTGA
- a CDS encoding alpha/beta fold hydrolase: MGHITVGTENSTPIELYYEDHGAGQPVVLIHGYPLDGHSWERQSRELLAQGYRVITYDRRGFGQSSKVGTGYDYDTFAADLHAVLETLDLRDVVLVGFSMGTGELARYVANHGHDRVSRLAFLASLEPFLVQREDNPDGVPQDVFDGIEAAARGDRYAWFTDFFTNFYNLDDTLGSRISRQVVDANWNVAVTSAPVAAYAVVPTWIEDFRGDVEAVRAAGKPSLILHGTADNILPIDATGRRFHEAFPEAEYVEVEGAPHGLLWTHADEVNAALRSFLAS, translated from the coding sequence ATGGGGCACATCACCGTCGGAACCGAGAACAGCACACCGATCGAGCTCTACTACGAGGACCACGGTGCCGGTCAGCCGGTCGTGCTGATCCACGGATACCCGCTCGACGGGCACAGCTGGGAGCGCCAGAGCAGGGAACTGCTCGCGCAGGGATACCGCGTCATCACCTACGATCGCCGGGGCTTCGGGCAGTCGTCGAAGGTGGGTACCGGCTACGACTACGACACCTTCGCAGCCGACCTGCACGCGGTCCTCGAGACCCTCGATCTGCGCGACGTCGTGCTCGTCGGCTTCTCCATGGGGACGGGGGAGCTCGCGCGGTACGTCGCCAACCACGGCCACGACCGGGTCTCGAGGCTCGCGTTCCTCGCCTCGCTCGAGCCGTTCCTCGTGCAGCGGGAGGACAATCCCGACGGCGTGCCGCAGGACGTGTTCGACGGTATCGAGGCCGCGGCACGGGGCGATCGGTACGCGTGGTTCACCGACTTCTTCACGAACTTCTACAACCTCGACGACACCCTCGGCTCGCGCATCAGCCGCCAGGTCGTCGACGCCAACTGGAACGTCGCGGTCACGAGCGCGCCCGTGGCCGCCTACGCCGTGGTGCCGACGTGGATCGAGGACTTCCGCGGCGACGTCGAGGCCGTGCGGGCGGCCGGCAAACCGAGCCTGATCCTGCACGGCACGGCGGACAACATCCTGCCGATCGACGCGACGGGGCGGCGGTTCCACGAGGCCTTCCCCGAAGCCGAATACGTCGAGGTCGAGGGGGCACCGCACGGGTTGCTCTGGACGCACGCCGACGAGGTCAACGCGGCGCTGCGGTCGTTTCTGGCCTCGTAG
- a CDS encoding response regulator transcription factor has protein sequence MTGDEPIRVVLVDDEQLLRAALAALLPLDGTIEVIAQADSGTEAIAATLRHEPDVLVIDFEMPGTDGLEAVAAIRAERPEQRVLMLTRHARPGVLRRALKLGVQGFMSKSADPEDIVEVIRALHGGGRWIAHEVLEASVVDDSPLTDREADALRETREGYAVTEIAKRLHLAPGTVRNYLSSAMQKTAATTRHEAARIARDRGWL, from the coding sequence ATGACGGGCGACGAGCCGATCAGGGTCGTGCTGGTCGACGACGAGCAATTGCTTCGCGCCGCGCTCGCGGCGCTCCTCCCGCTCGACGGCACCATCGAGGTGATCGCGCAGGCCGACAGCGGCACCGAGGCCATCGCCGCCACGCTCCGGCACGAGCCCGACGTGCTCGTCATCGACTTCGAGATGCCCGGCACGGACGGGCTCGAGGCGGTCGCCGCGATCCGTGCGGAACGTCCCGAACAGCGCGTCCTGATGTTGACGCGCCACGCTCGCCCGGGCGTGCTGCGTCGCGCGCTCAAGCTCGGGGTGCAGGGGTTCATGAGCAAGAGCGCCGACCCGGAGGACATCGTCGAGGTCATCCGCGCACTGCACGGTGGCGGGCGCTGGATCGCGCACGAGGTGCTGGAGGCGTCGGTCGTCGACGACTCACCGCTCACCGACCGTGAGGCCGACGCACTGCGGGAGACGCGCGAGGGATATGCGGTGACCGAGATCGCGAAGCGGCTCCACCTCGCGCCCGGGACGGTGCGCAACTACCTGTCGAGCGCGATGCAGAAGACGGCGGCCACGACCCGGCACGAAGCGGCCCGGATCGCGCGCGACCGCGGGTGGCTCTGA
- a CDS encoding sensor histidine kinase has product MIGSFSAASPISFVPFALVGALLIVRMRARRLWLAAFAALVALIGAGAFAFHPFAPVLVVEYLLVPAGGTLFIAGVILVSEQAWLLARRLERAREAEAALAVERERVRFAGDLHDIQGHSLHVIKLKAVLASHLVRTDPVRAEQELGEIRRLADETITHTRTLAYAQHELNPTAEVENAKRLVEAAGIAVTARIEGGTGPSPHPLLAQVLREATTNLLRHAKPNDVTITMGRESVVIANDGVIDAVPEPVALRGLARLRTRVEEAGGSLAIARPPGRFVLTARIPQRPGGRPDGDAA; this is encoded by the coding sequence GTGATCGGCTCCTTCTCGGCGGCGAGCCCGATCAGTTTCGTTCCCTTCGCGCTCGTCGGTGCCCTCCTCATCGTGCGGATGCGGGCTCGGCGGCTGTGGCTGGCGGCCTTCGCCGCGCTCGTCGCGCTGATCGGCGCCGGGGCGTTCGCCTTCCACCCGTTCGCCCCGGTCCTCGTCGTGGAGTACCTGCTCGTCCCGGCGGGCGGCACGCTGTTCATCGCCGGCGTCATCCTCGTGAGCGAACAGGCGTGGCTGCTCGCGCGGCGTCTCGAGCGGGCACGGGAGGCCGAGGCGGCGCTCGCGGTCGAGCGGGAGCGCGTCCGGTTCGCGGGTGACCTGCACGACATCCAGGGGCATTCGCTGCACGTGATCAAGCTCAAGGCGGTGCTCGCCTCGCACCTCGTGCGAACGGATCCGGTGCGGGCCGAGCAGGAACTCGGCGAGATCCGTCGTCTCGCCGACGAGACGATCACGCACACGCGGACGCTCGCGTACGCGCAGCACGAGCTGAACCCGACCGCGGAGGTCGAGAACGCGAAGCGCCTCGTCGAGGCGGCGGGGATCGCCGTGACGGCACGGATCGAGGGCGGAACCGGGCCGTCGCCCCATCCGCTGCTCGCGCAGGTGTTGCGCGAGGCGACGACGAATCTGTTGCGGCACGCGAAGCCGAACGACGTGACGATCACGATGGGACGGGAGTCCGTCGTGATCGCGAACGACGGGGTCATCGATGCCGTGCCCGAGCCGGTTGCGTTGCGAGGCCTCGCCCGACTCCGGACACGCGTCGAGGAGGCGGGTGGATCGCTCGCGATCGCACGTCCGCCCGGTCGATTCGTGCTGACCGCGCGGATCCCGCAGCGGCCCGGCGGCCGCCCGGACGGGGACGCGGCATGA
- a CDS encoding aldo/keto reductase: MRRAPTSAKGTKLIGLAAEKEPITHPTELLDARRAGRTGLVLPTLSLGLWHTFGEHTPVHDQRERLLAAFDAGIWHIDTANRYGPPHGHAEEVLGSVLARDLAAHRSEIMVSTKAGNRIGPGAYGAGGSRKHLLEALDASLGRLRLDHVDVFYLHRPDPEVDVDETVAALAHTVTSGRAHYVGISNADAATTTEYATKLRAAGVPLALHQHRFSLLDRDAESGGLHDVLGAERVGGVVYSPLAQGLLTDHYLAGSAPAGARAGSSPFLGTEFIDDAYLARTREANELATRHARTLAQLALQWVLRAPAVTSAILGVSRVEQLHANIAALQAPPLDEETLAALDRLYPAASSRTAEDATATNPATSSETAPSPAP; the protein is encoded by the coding sequence ATGAGGAGGGCACCGACGAGCGCGAAGGGAACGAAACTGATCGGGCTCGCCGCCGAGAAGGAGCCGATCACCCACCCCACCGAACTCCTCGACGCCCGCCGCGCGGGCAGGACGGGGCTCGTGCTCCCGACGCTGTCGCTCGGCCTCTGGCACACGTTCGGCGAGCACACGCCCGTTCACGACCAACGCGAACGGCTGCTGGCCGCATTCGACGCCGGCATCTGGCACATCGACACCGCGAACCGCTACGGCCCGCCCCACGGTCACGCCGAGGAGGTGCTCGGCTCGGTGCTCGCGCGGGATCTCGCCGCGCACCGCTCCGAGATCATGGTGTCCACCAAGGCGGGCAATCGCATCGGTCCCGGTGCCTACGGCGCCGGTGGCTCGCGGAAGCACCTGCTCGAGGCGCTCGATGCGAGCCTGGGTCGCCTCCGACTCGACCACGTCGACGTGTTCTACCTGCACCGCCCGGACCCCGAGGTCGACGTCGACGAGACCGTCGCCGCACTCGCCCACACCGTCACGAGCGGCCGAGCCCACTACGTCGGGATCTCCAACGCGGATGCCGCGACGACGACCGAGTACGCGACAAAACTGCGGGCGGCGGGCGTGCCCCTGGCGCTCCACCAGCACCGGTTCTCCCTCCTCGACCGCGACGCGGAATCCGGCGGACTCCACGATGTGCTCGGCGCCGAGCGTGTGGGCGGCGTCGTGTACTCGCCCCTCGCGCAGGGCCTGCTCACCGACCACTACCTCGCCGGCAGCGCCCCGGCCGGGGCGCGGGCCGGCTCGAGCCCGTTCCTCGGCACCGAGTTCATCGACGACGCGTACCTCGCGCGCACCCGCGAGGCGAACGAGCTCGCGACGCGTCACGCTCGAACGCTCGCGCAGCTCGCGCTCCAGTGGGTACTGCGGGCGCCGGCCGTGACGAGTGCCATCCTCGGCGTGAGTCGGGTCGAGCAGTTGCACGCGAACATCGCCGCGCTGCAGGCCCCGCCGCTCGACGAGGAGACCCTCGCGGCGCTCGATCGGCTCTACCCCGCGGCCTCGAGCCGCACCGCTGAGGACGCCACTGCCACGAACCCGGCGACGTCGAGCGAAACCGCGCCGAGCCCCGCGCCCTGA
- a CDS encoding sugar phosphate isomerase/epimerase family protein, producing the protein MPPKRSERDIALQLYTLRNQLATSPEATFDTIVDAGYTAVELFRPIELSATFGGQLERRGLRVPSVHAQLVGRDAAPIFDTASALGAGTVIDPRVDPAAWTTRDGILRTAEALNALAEEAAAWDLHVGYHNHDVELSSLIDGTPALLVLDGALDAVVVLEVDVYWAAVGGADVVGLLTELGDRVRLLHLKDGPATATGAIDPDLAKQVPFGAGVLDAPAVLAAAPGASTLVVEFDDFDGDLQQTIADARHRVQTLVEGER; encoded by the coding sequence ATGCCGCCGAAACGATCGGAGCGTGACATCGCGCTCCAGCTCTATACGCTCCGGAACCAGCTCGCGACGAGCCCCGAGGCCACGTTCGACACGATCGTCGACGCCGGGTACACGGCGGTGGAACTCTTCCGGCCCATCGAGCTGTCCGCGACGTTCGGGGGCCAGCTCGAACGGCGAGGCCTTCGCGTTCCGTCCGTGCACGCCCAGCTCGTCGGGCGCGACGCGGCGCCGATCTTCGACACCGCGAGCGCCCTCGGCGCTGGGACGGTCATCGATCCGCGCGTCGACCCGGCGGCGTGGACGACGCGCGATGGCATCCTGCGGACGGCCGAGGCCCTCAACGCGCTCGCCGAGGAGGCGGCGGCGTGGGACCTGCACGTCGGGTACCACAATCACGACGTCGAGCTGTCCTCGCTGATCGACGGTACGCCCGCCCTGCTCGTGCTCGACGGCGCACTCGACGCCGTCGTCGTGCTCGAAGTGGACGTCTACTGGGCGGCCGTGGGCGGCGCCGACGTCGTCGGGCTGCTCACCGAGCTGGGCGATCGGGTCCGTCTGCTCCACCTGAAGGACGGCCCGGCGACGGCGACGGGCGCGATCGATCCGGATCTCGCGAAGCAGGTGCCGTTCGGCGCGGGCGTCCTCGATGCTCCGGCGGTGCTCGCGGCCGCGCCCGGTGCGTCGACGCTCGTCGTCGAGTTCGACGACTTCGACGGCGACCTCCAGCAGACGATCGCCGATGCGCGGCACCGGGTGCAGACGCTCGTCGAGGGCGAGCGATGA